From the Brevibacillus choshinensis genome, one window contains:
- a CDS encoding amidohydrolase family protein translates to MMNAFWLTNVRLDSGFEKGPDGVDHTLTELSHLLIEDGRIARIESADQPLNTPLPTQDAHGLLALPSFVEKHNHLDKTYAGAAWKSCLPPKKLIDRLQFEEQEMPLISGTTKQRAQAMLSWLLAGGATHVRTHVNIDPFIGLKNLEGVREALESYSDKMTYEIVAFPQQGLLRTKASDLMRQAMREGATHVGGLDPAGIDNELEGSLREMMDIAVEANADVDIHLHDPGTLGFYTIKRILDLTEEARWQDRMAISHAFALGDVSPEESTEMADRLAQNGVQIMTTVPINRPMPPVPILHEKGVRVALGYDGFYDSWSPYGTGDMLEKLNRLVERYRWVDERSLVQSLFFITGGKTTLDKEGKRAWPMVGDEASIVFAEASCSAEAVARRSRRAAVMFKGKIVLGELENAAIGAGE, encoded by the coding sequence ATGATGAATGCTTTTTGGTTAACAAATGTACGCTTGGACAGCGGTTTTGAAAAGGGACCAGATGGAGTCGACCATACTCTTACGGAATTATCCCACCTGCTCATTGAGGATGGACGCATCGCTCGAATCGAATCGGCCGATCAGCCCTTGAACACGCCCCTGCCTACGCAGGATGCCCATGGACTTTTAGCTCTTCCTTCGTTTGTGGAAAAACATAATCACCTCGACAAAACCTATGCGGGCGCAGCCTGGAAATCGTGTCTGCCACCGAAGAAACTCATCGATCGCCTGCAATTCGAAGAACAAGAAATGCCACTGATTTCCGGCACGACCAAGCAGCGCGCGCAAGCCATGCTCTCCTGGTTGCTTGCTGGCGGGGCTACTCACGTGAGGACACACGTGAACATCGATCCTTTCATTGGTCTGAAAAACCTCGAAGGAGTGCGCGAAGCTCTGGAGTCTTACAGCGACAAAATGACCTACGAAATCGTAGCATTTCCTCAACAAGGCCTGTTGCGGACAAAAGCGAGCGATCTGATGAGGCAAGCCATGCGCGAGGGCGCTACTCACGTCGGTGGATTGGACCCGGCGGGCATCGATAACGAGCTGGAAGGCTCCCTGCGTGAAATGATGGACATCGCGGTAGAAGCCAACGCTGACGTCGATATTCACCTGCACGATCCTGGCACACTCGGTTTTTATACGATCAAACGAATTCTCGACCTGACCGAAGAGGCTCGCTGGCAAGATCGGATGGCGATCAGTCATGCCTTTGCACTCGGAGACGTGTCCCCCGAGGAAAGCACCGAAATGGCGGATCGCCTCGCGCAAAATGGCGTGCAGATCATGACGACCGTCCCGATCAATCGCCCGATGCCTCCTGTACCGATCCTCCATGAAAAAGGAGTGCGTGTCGCGCTTGGCTATGATGGCTTCTACGATTCCTGGTCTCCCTACGGAACCGGTGACATGCTGGAGAAGCTGAACCGTCTGGTTGAGCGTTATCGTTGGGTGGATGAGCGTTCTCTCGTTCAGTCGCTCTTTTTCATTACGGGTGGAAAAACGACGCTGGACAAGGAAGGGAAACGCGCGTGGCCGATGGTGGGCGACGAGGCGAGCATCGTCTTTGCAGAAGCCAGCTGCTCTGCTGAAGCGGTGGCGAGACGTTCGCGACGTGCGGCTGTCATGTTTAAAGGGAAGATTGTGCTTGGGGAGCTGGAAAACGCAGCCATTGGTGCTGGGGAGTAA
- a CDS encoding sensor histidine kinase, with the protein MKHHIQVKMLIAHCIVLLLSLLILGIYYWKFEIADFATEWENLRHQFQQQDRHFINEINERRGKIDETRAFLYSYAQDQSMRISMYDRATGKSFTADSLSHNVFSVTLQDDQYTDEKHQYVFTFTHPVTWEMLRPLQVSSHILGVSVLLFCLSTIFLAIYSRKLAMLPLVTFYQKHSELFQTDMHRYSNEMQWEKIYTSLIQANETLSLEKRKQSAAMAAISHDLKTPLTSIKGYIERLMKGRVHSEERRQEYYQIIYRKATEIEKLTQDLSEYVQNDNHPLLVRKKVSLVTFTRSIASEYEEELPTFSAEISYICSIEGNPFLFVDEQRIRRVFANIIHNSLNHAHTQSYVRISFRVYTENRKAVFELEDNGPGVPAEELQKIFEPFYRVDKARSKVKNGSGLGLAICKGMIEKQDGHIHAYLPAKGGLGIKIVLPIQEVE; encoded by the coding sequence GTGAAACATCATATTCAGGTAAAGATGCTCATCGCCCATTGCATCGTTCTTTTATTAAGCCTCTTGATCCTCGGAATTTATTATTGGAAATTTGAAATCGCGGACTTTGCAACGGAATGGGAAAACCTGCGTCATCAGTTTCAGCAACAGGACCGTCATTTTATCAATGAAATCAACGAGCGTCGCGGAAAGATAGACGAGACACGTGCGTTTTTGTACAGCTACGCGCAGGATCAATCCATGCGCATCAGTATGTATGATCGAGCGACTGGGAAGTCCTTTACGGCAGATTCCTTGTCGCACAACGTGTTTTCCGTCACGCTGCAAGATGATCAATACACCGATGAAAAGCATCAATATGTATTTACGTTTACCCACCCTGTCACGTGGGAAATGCTACGACCGCTCCAGGTATCCAGCCACATCCTGGGCGTATCCGTTTTGCTCTTTTGCCTGTCTACCATTTTCCTGGCGATCTACAGCAGAAAACTGGCAATGCTGCCACTCGTGACGTTTTATCAAAAGCACAGCGAGCTCTTCCAGACAGACATGCATCGCTATTCGAATGAGATGCAGTGGGAGAAGATTTACACTTCGTTGATTCAGGCGAATGAAACCTTGTCCTTGGAAAAGCGAAAGCAATCCGCAGCGATGGCAGCGATCTCACACGACCTCAAGACACCGCTGACCTCGATCAAAGGATACATCGAACGCCTCATGAAAGGCCGCGTTCATTCAGAGGAAAGACGACAGGAATACTATCAAATCATTTATCGCAAAGCGACTGAAATTGAAAAGCTGACCCAGGACCTTTCGGAGTACGTCCAGAACGACAACCATCCACTACTGGTTCGAAAAAAAGTATCTCTCGTCACTTTTACAAGATCGATCGCGTCTGAGTATGAAGAGGAGCTACCTACTTTTTCTGCGGAAATCAGCTATATTTGCTCCATCGAGGGGAATCCCTTTTTATTCGTGGATGAACAGCGAATTCGTCGGGTTTTTGCCAACATCATTCACAATTCCCTGAATCATGCCCACACGCAAAGCTACGTTCGCATTTCCTTTCGGGTCTACACGGAAAATCGGAAAGCGGTTTTCGAGCTGGAGGATAACGGGCCAGGAGTGCCTGCGGAGGAGTTGCAAAAAATATTCGAGCCGTTTTATCGGGTGGACAAAGCCAGATCCAAGGTAAAGAACGGCAGCGGACTTGGACTTGCGATCTGCAAAGGAATGATCGAAAAGCAAGATGGCCACATCCATGCCTATCTTCCAGCTAAAGGAGGACTCGGCATTAAGATTGTCCTTCCCATCCAGGAAGTGGAGTAA
- a CDS encoding alpha/beta hydrolase, translating to MKDHKWVERNGKRLSAMIHTPEKVENPPVIIFCHGFTGEKVGGNQFVLRLANTVEAAGYAAVRFDFSGSGESAGEFERDTTISGWKDDLHIVVEWVQEQPAFQNSPIYLLGHSLGGCIVLLHDDANLPVAGRMALAPVIHTQENFHDTILGPELWAAAESGERISHFYGKGMALQPDFVRDIIQHGHSPLKACQTYDNPVLLIHGTADTAVPAEGSEHFTKVYAGPKELYLIEEADHSFSRQMEQLQEKIVGWLSAQHG from the coding sequence GTGAAGGACCACAAATGGGTGGAGCGAAATGGGAAGCGTCTATCAGCAATGATTCACACGCCAGAAAAGGTTGAGAATCCGCCCGTTATCATTTTTTGCCACGGGTTCACGGGTGAAAAAGTAGGGGGAAATCAGTTCGTCTTGCGTCTGGCGAACACGGTAGAAGCGGCAGGCTATGCGGCTGTCCGGTTTGATTTTTCAGGCTCGGGAGAAAGTGCGGGCGAATTTGAACGTGATACCACGATCTCTGGCTGGAAAGACGATTTGCACATAGTCGTCGAGTGGGTACAGGAACAACCGGCTTTTCAAAACTCCCCGATCTACTTGCTCGGACATAGTCTAGGAGGCTGCATCGTGCTCCTCCACGATGACGCAAATCTACCAGTAGCCGGTAGAATGGCATTAGCTCCCGTGATTCACACACAGGAAAACTTTCACGATACGATCCTTGGCCCCGAGCTTTGGGCAGCGGCGGAGTCTGGAGAGAGAATCAGTCATTTTTACGGAAAAGGGATGGCCTTGCAACCTGATTTCGTTCGTGACATCATCCAGCATGGACATTCCCCATTGAAGGCTTGCCAAACCTATGACAATCCGGTGCTCTTGATTCATGGAACAGCGGATACGGCGGTACCTGCAGAAGGCTCAGAGCATTTTACCAAGGTGTATGCAGGGCCAAAAGAGCTGTACTTGATCGAGGAGGCCGACCATAGTTTCTCCCGCCAAATGGAACAGCTGCAAGAAAAAATCGTAGGATGGCTCTCAGCCCAGCACGGATAA
- the kynB gene encoding arylformamidase: MKRLIDISQRLDNHVAGWPGDTPFSFSLAWNQAQSGSVNVGKIVMSIHTGTHIDAPFHFDDEGKRVIDLDLELYVGPARVIHIPATNSIGIDDVKNVNLEGVSRLLIRTGAWVNRQAFPQSIPFLEPELAVYLAQFGVRLIGLDLPSVDLLDSKELPAHHELTRLGIHILEGIVLEDVQPGDYELIALPLPLVEADGSPVRAVLREL, encoded by the coding sequence TTGAAACGACTGATCGACATTTCACAACGACTGGATAACCACGTAGCGGGTTGGCCGGGAGATACGCCGTTTTCATTCTCCTTGGCCTGGAACCAAGCACAGAGCGGTTCTGTAAATGTAGGGAAAATCGTCATGAGTATTCATACGGGAACCCATATCGATGCGCCCTTTCATTTTGATGATGAAGGGAAGCGAGTCATCGATCTAGATCTGGAGCTATATGTCGGACCAGCGCGCGTCATTCACATTCCTGCTACGAACTCGATCGGGATTGATGATGTGAAAAACGTGAATTTGGAAGGGGTCAGCCGGCTGTTGATCCGCACTGGCGCGTGGGTGAACCGTCAGGCGTTTCCACAAAGCATTCCTTTTTTGGAACCGGAGTTGGCCGTCTATCTCGCCCAGTTCGGAGTCCGTCTCATCGGGTTAGATCTTCCTTCCGTTGATTTGCTAGATAGCAAGGAACTTCCTGCGCACCACGAGCTCACCCGCCTTGGCATTCACATATTGGAAGGGATCGTACTGGAAGACGTACAGCCAGGTGACTATGAGTTAATCGCGCTTCCCCTCCCGCTTGTCGAGGCAGATGGGAGTCCAGTGAGGGCAGTGCTGCGGGAGTTGTAA
- a CDS encoding amidohydrolase family protein, with the protein MKTKVTAKYVIGFDGDDHVIIRDGEVVYENDTILFVGHKYEGETDEVLDAGNAVVSPGFIDLNALGDIDHDIVHLEAPASRQKNLLWSEQYYRQGYHEVMTPEEEAFKSLYAYSQLILNGVTTAMPITSVFYKRWAETYEELAAAAEHAGRLGLRMYMGPSYQSGMRVVKANGEMEVLWNEEEGRAGLERAVQFVKDFDGAYNGLIRGMLAPERIETQTPDNLINTKRYSEELGCPIRLHAAQGSFEYNEMHRRHNQSPVQFLHNLGFLGERTAIPHAHYVPGYSGASIGEGDDLAMLQETGTTVIHCPLVIGRHGDALETFARYKRRGINIAIGTDTFPPDFIQNIRTASMFSRLLERDVVDSSYADIFRAATLGGARFLGREDLGRLAPGAKADLIVIDLDGFHLGPIEDPIRTLIMSGSGRDVKLSIIGGRVVMKDRLIPGIDLEEIKARGQRYFEKMRQGYVERDYQQLGQETLFAPSFRIQKP; encoded by the coding sequence ATGAAAACGAAAGTGACAGCCAAATATGTCATCGGTTTTGACGGGGATGACCACGTGATCATTCGAGATGGTGAAGTGGTTTATGAGAATGATACGATCCTGTTCGTCGGTCATAAGTACGAGGGGGAAACGGATGAGGTACTCGACGCTGGCAACGCGGTGGTCAGTCCGGGGTTCATCGACTTAAATGCTTTGGGAGATATCGATCACGACATCGTTCACTTGGAGGCTCCAGCCAGCAGACAAAAGAACCTGCTCTGGTCCGAACAGTACTACCGCCAAGGCTACCATGAGGTCATGACTCCTGAAGAAGAGGCGTTCAAATCCTTGTACGCCTACAGCCAGCTGATTTTAAACGGCGTGACGACAGCGATGCCGATCACATCGGTCTTTTACAAACGCTGGGCGGAGACGTACGAGGAGCTGGCAGCCGCAGCCGAGCATGCAGGACGCTTGGGCTTGCGGATGTACATGGGGCCGAGCTATCAGTCGGGGATGCGAGTAGTAAAGGCAAACGGTGAAATGGAAGTTCTGTGGAATGAAGAAGAGGGACGTGCAGGCCTGGAACGAGCGGTTCAATTCGTGAAAGATTTCGATGGTGCTTATAACGGTCTGATCCGTGGGATGCTTGCACCAGAGCGGATCGAGACACAGACGCCGGACAATTTAATCAACACCAAGCGCTACAGTGAGGAGTTAGGCTGCCCGATCCGCCTTCATGCCGCTCAAGGCAGCTTTGAATACAACGAAATGCACCGCCGACACAATCAATCCCCTGTCCAGTTCCTGCATAACTTGGGCTTTCTAGGCGAGAGAACAGCCATTCCTCATGCTCATTATGTTCCCGGATACAGTGGAGCGTCGATCGGGGAAGGAGACGACCTGGCGATGTTACAGGAGACAGGCACTACGGTGATCCACTGCCCGCTGGTGATTGGGCGTCACGGAGATGCGCTGGAGACATTTGCCCGCTACAAACGGCGCGGCATTAACATCGCGATCGGGACAGATACCTTCCCTCCTGATTTCATCCAAAACATCCGGACGGCAAGCATGTTCTCCCGCCTCTTGGAGAGAGATGTCGTAGATTCGTCTTACGCGGACATTTTCCGAGCGGCCACATTGGGTGGGGCTCGCTTCTTGGGCAGGGAGGATCTGGGGCGATTGGCTCCAGGAGCGAAAGCGGACCTGATCGTCATCGACCTGGATGGCTTTCACCTCGGACCGATCGAAGACCCGATCCGTACGTTGATCATGTCCGGCTCTGGTCGCGACGTCAAGCTGTCGATTATCGGGGGACGTGTCGTCATGAAGGACCGATTGATTCCAGGCATAGACCTGGAGGAAATCAAGGCAAGAGGGCAGCGCTACTTTGAAAAAATGAGACAAGGCTACGTAGAGAGAGACTACCAACAACTAGGGCAAGAAACGCTGTTCGCTCCTTCCTTTCGGATTCAGAAGCCGTAA
- a CDS encoding 2-isopropylmalate synthase → MTKRIHIFDTTLRDGEQAPGASLHPEQKIVIAKQLAELGVDVIEPGFPISSPGDFMAVQRISQEVHGVEICGFARAMKEDIDAAVRATEAAERRRLHIFLSSSNIHLDFQLKKSREQVIQIARAMIAYGKQFVDRIEFSPMDATRTGDEFLFEMIEAAIEEGATIINIPDTVGYALPEEYGAMFTRVMKNVRGSDKVEFSAHCHNDLGLAVANSLAAIRAGVTQVEVTVNGVGERAGNCSLEELVMAIETRKEALDAETGIRPEHIYTTSQKVSRAMSFPIAFNKPIIGRNAFQHEAGIHQDGLLKERSTYEIMDPERLGVPRNMIILGKHSGRHAIKHRVNEFGVQLTDEQMETLYNQFKELADKQKVVQDHQLLELVGHTVNAVLEPFTLVNAQVLTGTSGNRMASCTITNNATGEEQAYSGTGEGPVEALVAGIKQALPFEVEFTDMELYSLSSGEHATGEAIVTVSANGSHFKGVSEHRDVLMAVAQAFMAASNQAVRDHEARDASHDHDQVEAFFS, encoded by the coding sequence ATGACAAAACGAATCCATATTTTTGATACTACTTTACGTGACGGCGAGCAAGCACCAGGTGCTTCTCTGCACCCCGAGCAAAAGATCGTGATTGCCAAGCAGCTGGCAGAGCTTGGTGTAGATGTCATCGAACCGGGTTTCCCCATTTCCAGTCCAGGGGACTTCATGGCCGTACAGCGTATTTCTCAAGAAGTGCATGGAGTGGAGATTTGTGGCTTTGCCCGCGCGATGAAGGAAGACATCGATGCAGCAGTTCGAGCTACAGAAGCAGCAGAGCGACGCAGACTGCATATTTTCTTGTCATCCTCGAACATCCATCTGGACTTCCAGCTGAAGAAGTCCAGAGAGCAAGTCATTCAGATTGCTCGGGCTATGATTGCATACGGGAAACAGTTCGTCGACCGGATCGAATTTTCTCCGATGGATGCGACACGGACGGGAGACGAGTTCCTGTTTGAGATGATTGAAGCGGCGATTGAAGAGGGAGCGACCATTATCAATATTCCGGATACGGTTGGATACGCACTGCCTGAAGAGTACGGAGCGATGTTCACTCGCGTCATGAAAAACGTCCGGGGTAGCGACAAGGTCGAGTTTAGCGCACACTGCCACAATGACCTCGGTCTGGCGGTAGCGAACAGTCTGGCGGCGATCCGCGCAGGTGTGACCCAAGTCGAAGTAACGGTCAACGGCGTCGGTGAACGGGCAGGCAACTGCTCCTTGGAAGAACTGGTGATGGCAATTGAGACGCGCAAGGAAGCCCTGGACGCGGAGACCGGAATCAGACCGGAACACATTTACACGACTTCGCAAAAAGTGAGCCGTGCGATGAGCTTCCCGATTGCTTTCAACAAGCCGATTATCGGTCGCAATGCCTTTCAGCATGAAGCGGGGATTCACCAGGATGGTCTCTTGAAAGAGCGCAGCACGTACGAAATCATGGATCCAGAAAGACTGGGTGTTCCTCGTAACATGATCATTCTCGGCAAGCATTCCGGACGACATGCCATCAAGCACCGGGTCAACGAATTTGGTGTGCAGCTGACAGACGAGCAAATGGAGACCTTGTACAACCAGTTTAAAGAGCTGGCTGACAAGCAAAAGGTCGTGCAGGATCATCAGCTGCTCGAGCTGGTAGGACACACGGTGAATGCGGTATTGGAGCCATTTACTCTGGTGAATGCACAGGTGTTGACAGGGACATCTGGAAATCGTATGGCTTCCTGCACGATTACGAACAATGCCACAGGAGAAGAACAAGCATACTCTGGCACGGGTGAGGGACCTGTCGAGGCTTTGGTCGCAGGTATCAAGCAGGCGTTGCCGTTCGAGGTGGAGTTCACCGACATGGAGCTCTATTCCCTGTCTTCCGGCGAGCATGCGACAGGGGAAGCCATCGTGACAGTCAGTGCAAACGGCAGTCATTTCAAAGGAGTTTCCGAGCATCGGGACGTGCTGATGGCAGTCGCGCAGGCGTTTATGGCGGCGAGCAATCAGGCGGTGCGTGATCACGAGGCGAGAGATGCTTCTCACGATCACGATCAGGTAGAAGCCTTTTTCTCCTAA
- a CDS encoding NADP-dependent oxidoreductase: MKAAGILAFGGPEVLRLIEVDTPQANADQVRVRVKAAGVQPFDLSVRSGWTPPGGKVHFPQILGNEFAGIVDQVGEEVTGYSVGDEVIGFRVLGCQAEYVVVPQDQLVRKPQRMPWEEAATLSASGQTAHTALEVLGVNEGETLLVHAAAGGVGTFAVQIARACGATVIGTSSESNYEYLRSLGVIPVSYGKGLVDRVREVAPNGVDAALDAIGGEALAASVELVKQRDRIGTIVEFDLAQQLGVRVIRSQRSATRLQALVDLYDRGLLQVLIRETFPLRLASDAHRELESGHGRGKVVIVIE; encoded by the coding sequence ATGAAAGCAGCGGGGATCTTGGCTTTTGGGGGTCCAGAGGTCTTGCGATTGATCGAGGTAGATACGCCCCAAGCAAATGCCGATCAAGTGAGGGTTCGGGTGAAGGCAGCTGGAGTTCAGCCCTTTGATTTGTCCGTGCGGAGTGGTTGGACTCCACCGGGAGGAAAGGTCCATTTTCCACAGATTTTGGGCAACGAGTTCGCAGGTATCGTGGATCAAGTGGGGGAGGAGGTAACCGGTTATTCCGTCGGAGACGAGGTCATCGGCTTTCGTGTGCTGGGATGCCAGGCTGAGTATGTCGTGGTGCCGCAGGATCAGTTGGTCAGAAAACCGCAGCGGATGCCTTGGGAGGAAGCGGCGACACTATCTGCTTCGGGACAGACCGCACATACGGCTCTGGAAGTGCTGGGGGTGAACGAGGGTGAAACGCTGCTGGTTCATGCGGCTGCTGGCGGTGTAGGTACATTTGCTGTACAAATTGCCCGTGCATGTGGCGCGACCGTTATCGGTACTTCTAGTGAGAGTAACTATGAGTACCTGCGCTCTCTCGGAGTCATCCCTGTCAGCTACGGGAAAGGATTGGTTGATCGGGTGAGAGAGGTGGCGCCAAATGGTGTAGACGCGGCATTGGACGCCATAGGGGGAGAGGCTTTAGCGGCTTCGGTGGAGCTGGTCAAACAAAGAGATCGGATTGGAACGATCGTGGAGTTTGATCTGGCCCAGCAGCTTGGTGTGCGAGTGATTCGCAGTCAGCGCTCTGCTACCCGCCTGCAAGCCCTAGTGGATCTGTATGACCGTGGCTTGCTTCAGGTGCTCATTCGGGAAACATTCCCACTTCGTTTGGCAAGCGATGCGCATCGTGAGCTCGAGTCTGGACACGGGCGCGGCAAAGTGGTGATCGTCATCGAGTAG
- a CDS encoding TetR/AcrR family transcriptional regulator: MARLREFDEDKALEAAMQLFWEKGFEATSLSDLTAKMGIQRPSLYAAFGGKKELFEAALRKYTRSHVTYVRAKLQSRPSVKEAFRAYFEGLVEAEYGGGSNRGCFCINTMVELAPHDEIFEILTREHQMYLSVLFQETIERGIQTGELSKDLHAKALAQTLVVSLIGLTVMMKSRPERSFVDNSVSLILSLLV, from the coding sequence ATGGCTCGACTTCGTGAATTTGATGAGGACAAGGCCTTGGAAGCGGCCATGCAACTATTTTGGGAAAAGGGATTCGAAGCTACATCTTTAAGTGACTTGACAGCTAAAATGGGGATTCAGCGCCCGAGCTTGTACGCCGCCTTTGGAGGCAAAAAGGAATTATTCGAAGCTGCGTTACGCAAATACACACGATCTCACGTTACCTATGTTCGAGCCAAGCTGCAGAGCCGTCCATCCGTAAAAGAAGCGTTTCGCGCGTATTTTGAGGGGTTAGTGGAAGCGGAATATGGGGGAGGTTCCAATCGTGGGTGCTTTTGCATCAATACCATGGTAGAACTAGCGCCTCATGACGAGATATTTGAAATCCTTACAAGGGAGCATCAGATGTATCTATCCGTACTCTTCCAGGAAACTATTGAGCGCGGCATCCAAACAGGAGAGCTTTCCAAGGATCTACATGCAAAAGCTCTCGCACAGACATTAGTCGTGTCGCTAATCGGACTTACTGTGATGATGAAGTCTCGTCCCGAGCGATCATTCGTTGATAACTCCGTGTCGCTCATTCTTTCCTTGCTTGTGTAA
- a CDS encoding MFS transporter, with protein MPRYVALLFAVACGLAVSNIYYAQPLLDALASEFGISHASVGIVITVTQICYALGLFFLVPLGDSQNQRLLIVGMMLFSAVALIVVGFAPTIPVLFTGLAVVGMLAVVTQVLVSYSSTLAAPNERGRIVGQVTSGVVIGILLARTVAGVFTDLLGWRSVYLVSAALTLLMAGALFWLLPNYRVEKPSLAYPQLLRSVLELFVQERVLRIRALLAFLIFTAFSTLWTSLVLPLSSPPLSLSHTAIGAFGLAGVVGALAAARAGRLADRGLGQRTTGIALLLLLVSWLPIRYTEFSLLALVIGIVLLDLAVQAVHVTNQSLIFTVRPEARSRLTAGYMIFYSIGSSTGSIVSTSIYAYAGWSGVCLFGASVSALALLFWALTLRTSDIVKKE; from the coding sequence ATGCCACGCTATGTGGCACTGTTATTTGCAGTTGCCTGCGGCTTGGCCGTTTCCAATATCTACTATGCACAGCCGTTGCTTGACGCTCTGGCAAGCGAGTTCGGTATCTCCCATGCATCCGTAGGCATCGTAATTACCGTTACACAAATTTGTTATGCGCTTGGCCTATTCTTTTTGGTACCACTCGGCGATTCTCAGAATCAACGCCTGCTTATCGTAGGTATGATGCTTTTTAGCGCGGTAGCGCTGATTGTAGTGGGTTTTGCTCCCACCATCCCTGTGCTGTTCACGGGCTTAGCTGTTGTCGGAATGCTGGCAGTCGTGACGCAGGTACTCGTATCGTATTCGTCCACTTTGGCTGCTCCGAACGAACGTGGACGAATTGTCGGCCAGGTGACAAGTGGAGTAGTCATCGGGATTTTGCTCGCCAGGACCGTTGCTGGTGTATTCACTGACCTTCTCGGTTGGCGTTCTGTCTATCTCGTCTCTGCAGCGCTCACGCTTCTCATGGCTGGTGCATTATTTTGGTTACTACCGAATTATCGAGTGGAGAAACCTTCACTAGCCTATCCGCAGCTACTTCGCTCGGTGCTCGAGCTCTTTGTGCAAGAGAGGGTCCTACGCATCCGCGCCCTGCTCGCTTTCCTGATCTTTACTGCTTTTAGTACGCTATGGACTTCGCTGGTGCTACCTCTCAGCTCGCCTCCCCTGTCTCTTTCGCACACCGCAATCGGGGCATTCGGTCTCGCTGGAGTTGTGGGAGCACTAGCTGCAGCCAGAGCGGGTCGACTCGCTGATCGAGGCTTAGGTCAAAGGACTACCGGCATTGCACTGTTGCTGTTGTTGGTATCGTGGTTACCCATCCGCTATACCGAATTTTCGTTGCTTGCTTTGGTTATCGGCATCGTTCTCCTTGACTTGGCTGTTCAAGCTGTTCATGTCACCAACCAGAGCTTGATTTTTACCGTTCGTCCTGAGGCGCGAAGTCGGCTTACCGCCGGTTACATGATATTTTATTCGATCGGCAGCTCCACGGGCTCTATCGTTTCGACTAGCATATACGCGTACGCTGGTTGGAGCGGGGTTTGCCTGTTTGGTGCCAGTGTCAGTGCGTTGGCCCTCCTATTTTGGGCTTTGACGCTCCGTACATCGGACATCGTAAAAAAGGAATAG
- a CDS encoding LysR family transcriptional regulator, with product MELLQLQYFCKVAKLEHMTKAAQELHIAQPALSKTISRLEEHVGVPLFDRNGRQIQLNAFGKAFLKKVEAALSLLEEGQRELIDLAGMERGRVMVATTTHKCFSEMIGSFMSLHPDVQMRITQASSEEKEQQLQKGEIDFSITFPPLELDGIDGVNILTEEIMLAVPPTHHLASRDSINLAEVAHEPFICIKEGNPFRAMTDAFCQQAGFAPNIVCEVDEHSAISHFLHAGIGIAFLPETLGDKVNSLRLIRLERPFCQRTYQLAWRKDRYLSVASRTFRDYVISYCAGLQKHSTVATSEEK from the coding sequence GTGGAACTACTGCAACTGCAATACTTTTGCAAGGTTGCCAAGCTGGAACACATGACTAAGGCTGCTCAAGAGCTTCACATTGCACAACCCGCACTTAGCAAGACCATTTCTCGTCTAGAAGAACATGTGGGCGTCCCGTTGTTTGATCGGAATGGACGACAGATTCAGCTCAATGCTTTTGGGAAGGCGTTTCTGAAAAAAGTAGAGGCGGCTCTCAGCTTACTGGAAGAAGGTCAGCGGGAGCTCATCGATCTGGCAGGAATGGAGCGTGGACGCGTCATGGTCGCAACGACGACGCACAAATGCTTCTCAGAAATGATCGGTTCATTTATGTCCTTGCATCCCGACGTCCAGATGCGCATTACCCAGGCGTCATCCGAGGAAAAAGAGCAGCAGCTCCAAAAGGGCGAAATCGATTTTTCCATCACCTTTCCTCCACTGGAGCTAGACGGAATAGACGGAGTGAACATCCTCACAGAAGAAATCATGCTCGCCGTTCCTCCCACCCATCACTTGGCCAGCCGGGACTCGATCAATTTGGCGGAGGTTGCTCACGAGCCATTCATTTGCATCAAAGAAGGCAATCCATTTCGTGCGATGACGGACGCATTCTGCCAGCAGGCTGGTTTTGCACCGAACATTGTTTGTGAAGTAGATGAGCATTCCGCAATCAGTCATTTTCTGCATGCAGGGATTGGGATCGCCTTTTTACCGGAGACGCTCGGGGACAAAGTGAACTCCTTGCGCTTGATACGCTTGGAACGGCCATTTTGCCAACGCACGTATCAGCTCGCCTGGCGAAAGGACCGTTACCTCTCCGTGGCTTCGCGTACATTCCGCGATTACGTCATCAGCTATTGTGCGGGTCTCCAGAAGCATAGCACTGTCGCTACCTCTGAAGAAAAGTGA